The following are encoded in a window of Cygnus olor isolate bCygOlo1 chromosome 21, bCygOlo1.pri.v2, whole genome shotgun sequence genomic DNA:
- the LOC121058393 gene encoding LOW QUALITY PROTEIN: migration and invasion-inhibitory protein (The sequence of the model RefSeq protein was modified relative to this genomic sequence to represent the inferred CDS: inserted 2 bases in 1 codon) codes for MPGAAARARPRVVAAGRAGPGLPGGSPVAAGAGPGDPPAAGSPRGIAPRGGTGKHIHRMELEHLSRLRQANKDLLQKLRTKQEEIRKSLPSKPLIPASLPNVATTKRSVPSPKRGKENQVDAVSTQHDPATLVSVEPRAYAARAALCSSLKRSRNDRGVQQQMKVQELVGLDSSSSDKEKNVMPASAIVACGRETCRVDRYGQDQESAENETFLLGHGENKNQSTLPHGLNEKKQPKAHLDLSLNKKQSEETSNEPITPKSILLTSQSKEWKKEAAHVTFQSEPEEYALPMSSWSVCPFLGYDWIAGLLDTDSSVAEKSDQYFAELHEFRQANKEACIHEQHLEPKALDYIIPEQEQDLITSSHKCVYCYRLNQRLFTVPVDSESACPVCKMPRAHQPPETLEEPTYVRVSIPRSTLLPAYKYKAHRRNSFEPADSLALPSHCLVGWENIIPSSNSTLSNLDLRASLEEKPSHHPRVNLVSRVSGGTRTDQLLNLTRSTLFRFSKASQXRGSKPNLDTTEQLQI; via the exons ATGCCGGGAGCGGCGGCGCGGGCCCGGCCCCGTGTGGTGGCCGCGGGAAGGGCCGGGCCGGGACTGCCCGGGGGAAGCCCGGTGGCGGCTGGAGCCGGGCCCGGGGATCCCCCGGCCGCGGGATCGCCCCGAGGGATCGCCCCGAGAGGCGGCACAG GAAAACACATCCATAGGATGGAGTTAGAGCACCTGAGTAGGCTGCGTCAGGCCAACAAGGACCTTCTACAAAAGCTAAGAACGAAGCAGGAAGAGATCAGAAAAAGTCTTCCCAGCAAGCCACTTATTCCAGCATCTCTTCCTAATGTAGCAACTACGAAAAGATCTGTCCCCTCGCCCAAGAGAGGG aaggaaaatcaaGTTGATGCTGTGTCTACTCAACATGATCCTGCAACGTTGGTGTCTGTGGAACCCAGAGCTTAtgcagccagagcagccctCTGTTCCTCACTCAAACGCAGCAGAAATGACAGAGGGGTGCAGCAACAAATGAAGGTGCAGGAATTAGTAGGTTTGGATTCCAGCTCTTCTGataaagagaagaatgttatgcCTGCGTCTGCAATCGTTGCATGTGGTAGAGAAACCTGCAGAGTGGATAGGTATGGCCAGGATCAAGAAAGTGCAGAGAACGAAACTTTCCTTCTGGGACATGGAGAGAACAAAAACCAGTCCACTCTTCCACATGGTCtcaatgagaaaaaacaacctAAGGCTCACTTGGACCTATCactgaacaaaaaacaaagtgaagagACCAGCAATGAGCCCATAACCCCTAAATCAATCCTGCTGACATCTCAATCCAAAGAGTGGAAG aaggaAGCTGCTCATGTGACTTTTCAGTCTGAGCCTGAAGAATATGCCTTGCCTATGAGTAGCTGGTCCGTGTGTCCATTCCTGGGCTATGACTGGATTGCAG GGCTTCTAGATACAGACTCTTCAGTAGCAGAAAAATCTGATCAATATTTTGCTGAGCTGCATGAGTTCCGACAGGCCAACAAAGAAGCATGTATCCATGAGCAGCACCTGGA GCCCAAGGCTCTGGATTACATAATTCCTGAACAAGAACAAGATTTGATAACCAGTTCCCATAAGT GTGTTTACTGTTACCGATTAAACCAGCGCCTCTTCACTGTCCCTGTGGATTCAGAATCTGCCTGTCCCGTGTGTAAGATGCCACGTGCCCACCAGCCCCCAGAGACACTGGAAGAGCCAACCTATGTCAG GGTCAGCATTCCTAGGTCTACTCTTCTGCCTGCCTACAAATACAAAGCTCATCGCAGGAATAGCTTTGAACCAGCAGACAGTCTAGCGTTACCCTCG CATTGCCTGGTTGGCTGGGAAAATATCATCCCTTCCAGTAACTCCACACTCAGCAATTTGGATCTGCGAGCTTCACTGGAAGAGAAGCCTTCTCACCATCCTCGCGTG AACTTGGTGTCCAGAGTGTCAGGAGGAACCAGAACTGACCAGCTTCTAAACCTGACCCGTTCAACACTCTTCAGATTTAGCAAGGCTTCTCA CAGAGGGAGCAAACCAAACCTGGACACTACAGAGCAGCTCCAGATTTAA